One stretch of Brachyhypopomus gauderio isolate BG-103 chromosome 10, BGAUD_0.2, whole genome shotgun sequence DNA includes these proteins:
- the LOC143525287 gene encoding uncharacterized protein LOC143525287 isoform X1: protein MQRSTKALRNVMVRSFLLMALFAHAGEVGSSRCPPLPVLTSRTTVTSSGLMRPSPPTFTRLPPLPKPAGREPLRAFRPAKGSVEPPQLHSPGWKRERVGRLHRSGRHLQPLLPDIFEAANPSDAGRGLPKSSRLLSGNPPGSFLLPSYPLATLPGVQLTPTLHRRRHKRDTSPRRRDPSPWRDSTGEVGSSRCPPLPVLASRTTVTSSGLMRPSPPTFTRLPPLPKPSGREPLRAFRPAKGSQVQSTRAVPADDMCEGVVGRDELKPGTPREDPHEHQILQPFYKPDLALAQSFRLLSSDDWEKKIEGLMSIHRLARYHADVLGSRLHDVCIVLIQEVLHLCSAVSRMAVVSLRELYSSLQKGMDQEVEATAKVLLHKAAEANGFIRQDVDTALDSMVQNCTPIRSMNALLAGGLCHLNAAVRKCTARHLATLVEKIGAERIIPAVSKLAQDSSQETRRLGRRMLLFLSSHHDFDKMVEKYIPAKDLATIRDTVLTLKSKKRTKVSRIPRYKMRQPRLEQQEAPAAQTDRQNTQRMKRSLRHTVKDVSPDDAAPLKDLQLNSNVPAQTKTDVLMDDLPTSPSNARTPRSPVKSLIPPLHPSPTTAVPTKHLLPRRRRAPSLIRARPSLSNSSVSFTSRYTAGRLLGTGGFGSVYAGVRKADGKQIAIKFVPKCHAERFITVPGNTRRLPLEVALMEMVCKPPRCEHIVELLEWFECHKCFILILERPVPCIDLFDFLNLHQRQLPEPLARRIMRQVVQAVLHCHDRGVLHRDIKGKNLLVNLDTLDVKLIDFGCGDLLKTGPYRHFRGTMVYSPPEWQVDRTYEGRQATIWSLGVLLYSIICGHLPFEKVEDIVEAHLCFSGNPSRDCRHLITWCLQKDPEKRPVLEDVLTHEWFLEGLQN, encoded by the exons gttcagtggagcctccccagctccactctccagggtggaagagagagagagtggggagacttCACCGGAGCGGCAGACATCTTCAACCCTTGCTTCCAGACATATTCGAAGCAGCTAACCCCAGTGATGCTGGCAGAG gtttgcccaaatccagccgcttgctgtctgggaacccccccgggtctttcctactgccctcctaccctctggCCACTCTTCCGGGAGTGCAGCTCACTCCCACTCTGCATCGTAGACGACACAAGCGAGACACGAGCCCTCGGCGCAGAGACCCGAGCCCGTGGAGGGACAGTACTG gtgaagttggctccagcaggtgtcccccactgcctgtgctcgcttcacgcacgacagtcacctcgtcaggactgatgaggccttctccgcCCACATTCACAAGgttgcctccactccccaaaccttctggccgagagcctctccgtgccttcaggcctgccaaag gatctcaagtgcaaagcaccagggcagtccctgctgacgacatgtgtgaaggagtagttggcagag atgaactcaaaccaggaacaCCCAGGGAGGATCCCCATGAGCATCAGATTTTACAGCCCTTCTACaaaccagacctcgctctcgctcagagcttcagactgcttagctctgatgactg ggagaagaaaattgaaggattGATGTCAATCCATAGATTGGCTCGGTATCAcgctgatgtgcttggcagcaggcttcatgatgtctgcattgttcttattcaagag gtgctgcacctgTGCTCTGcagtgtcccgcatggcggtggtgtccttgagggagttgtactccagcctgcagaaagggatggaccaggaagtggaggctacagctaaggtcctcctccacaaagcagcggaggccaatggcttcatcaggcaggacgtggacacagctctggacagcatggtgcagaactgcacccccattcggagcatgaacgcccttcttgctggaggactctg tcatctgaatgctgcagtaagaaagtgtactgctcggcacttggctactttggtagagaagattggtgcagagcgaattattcctgcagtctccaagttggcacaggactcttcccaagaaaccag gcgcttgggccggcgtatgctgctgttcctgtcctcccaccacgactttgataagatggtggaaaagtacatccctgccaaagacctggcaaccatcagggacactgtcctcactctgaaatccaag aagaggacaaaggtgtctaggattccaagatataagatgcgtcagcctcgtctggagcagcaagaagctccagccgcacagacGGATCGGCAGAAcacgcagcgaatgaagcgcagccttaggcacacggtgaaggacgtgagcccagacgacgcggcacctctgaaag acctgcagctgaacagtaaTGTTCCAGCCCAGACTAAGACCGATGTCCTCATGGATGATTTGCCCACGAGCCCCAGCAATGCACGCACCCCCAGAAGTCCCGTCAAAAGTTTGATTCCCCCGCTTCATCCCAGCCCCACCACGGCTGTCCCTACTAAACACTTACTGCCACGACGCAGACGAGCTCCCAGCCTGATCAGAGCACGCCCGTCCCTTTCAAACAGTTCTG tgAGCTTCACTTCACGTTACACTGCGGGACGTCTTCTGGGCACAGGAGGATTCGGCTCAGTGTATGCAGGAGTCCGCAAGGCTGATGGAAAACAG ATCGCCATTAAATTTGTGCCAAAGTGTCACGCAGAAAGGTTCATCACTGTT CCCGGCAATACTCGCCGTCTCCCCTTAGAGGTGGCTTTAATGGAGATGGTGTGCAAGCCACCTCGTTGTGAGCATATTGTGGAGCTCCTAGAATGGTTTGAGTGCCACAAGTGCTTCATCTTGATTCTGGAGCGACCCGTCCCCTGCATAGACCTGTTTGACTTCTTGAACTTGCACCAACGCCAACTGCCTGAGCCACTGGCACGACGGATCATGCGTCAGGTGGTTCAGGCTGTCCTTCACTGCCATGACCGTGGAGTTCTGCATAGAGACATCAAGGGAAAGAACCTTCTGGTGAACCTGGACACCCTTGACGTCAAGTTGATCGACTTTGGCTGTGGCGATCTGCTTAAGACCGGACCCTACAGGCACTTTAGAG GCACCATGGTATACAGCCCACCTGAATGGCAGGTTGACAGGACGTATGAGGGCCGTCAAGCCACCATCTGGAGTCTGGGTGTGCTCCTCTAcagtattatctgtggacatCTGCCCTTTGAGAAGGTGGAGGACATTGTTGAGGCTCACCTGTGCTTCAGTGGAAACCCATCCAGAG actgccgcCATCTGATAACATGGTGTCTTCAAAAGGACCCTGAAAAACGTCCTGTGCTCGAGGATGTTCTTACACATGAGTGGTTTTTAGAAGGACTTCAGAACTAA
- the LOC143525287 gene encoding uncharacterized protein LOC143525287 isoform X2: MQRSTKALRNVMVRSFLLMALFAHAGEVGSSRCPPLPVLTSRTTVTSSGLMRPSPPTFTRLPPLPKPAGREPLRAFRPAKGSVEPPQLHSPGWKRERVGRLHRSGRHLQPLLPDIFEAANPSDAGRGLPKSSRLLSGNPPGSFLLPSYPLATLPGVQLTPTLHRRRHKRDTSPRRRDPSPWRDSTGEVGSSRCPPLPVLASRTTVTSSGLMRPSPPTFTRLPPLPKPSGREPLRAFRPAKGSQVQSTRAVPADDMCEGVVGRDELKPGTPREDPHEHQILQPFYKPDLALAQSFRLLSSDDWEKKIEGLMSIHRLARYHADVLGSRLHDVCIVLIQEVLHLCSAVSRMAVVSLRELYSSLQKGMDQEVEATAKVLLHKAAEANGFIRQDVDTALDSMVQNCTPIRSMNALLAGGLCHLNAAVRKCTARHLATLVEKIGAERIIPAVSKLAQDSSQETRRLGRRMLLFLSSHHDFDKMVEKYIPAKDLATIRDTVLTLKSKRTKVSRIPRYKMRQPRLEQQEAPAAQTDRQNTQRMKRSLRHTVKDVSPDDAAPLKDLQLNSNVPAQTKTDVLMDDLPTSPSNARTPRSPVKSLIPPLHPSPTTAVPTKHLLPRRRRAPSLIRARPSLSNSSVSFTSRYTAGRLLGTGGFGSVYAGVRKADGKQIAIKFVPKCHAERFITVPGNTRRLPLEVALMEMVCKPPRCEHIVELLEWFECHKCFILILERPVPCIDLFDFLNLHQRQLPEPLARRIMRQVVQAVLHCHDRGVLHRDIKGKNLLVNLDTLDVKLIDFGCGDLLKTGPYRHFRGTMVYSPPEWQVDRTYEGRQATIWSLGVLLYSIICGHLPFEKVEDIVEAHLCFSGNPSRDCRHLITWCLQKDPEKRPVLEDVLTHEWFLEGLQN, translated from the exons gttcagtggagcctccccagctccactctccagggtggaagagagagagagtggggagacttCACCGGAGCGGCAGACATCTTCAACCCTTGCTTCCAGACATATTCGAAGCAGCTAACCCCAGTGATGCTGGCAGAG gtttgcccaaatccagccgcttgctgtctgggaacccccccgggtctttcctactgccctcctaccctctggCCACTCTTCCGGGAGTGCAGCTCACTCCCACTCTGCATCGTAGACGACACAAGCGAGACACGAGCCCTCGGCGCAGAGACCCGAGCCCGTGGAGGGACAGTACTG gtgaagttggctccagcaggtgtcccccactgcctgtgctcgcttcacgcacgacagtcacctcgtcaggactgatgaggccttctccgcCCACATTCACAAGgttgcctccactccccaaaccttctggccgagagcctctccgtgccttcaggcctgccaaag gatctcaagtgcaaagcaccagggcagtccctgctgacgacatgtgtgaaggagtagttggcagag atgaactcaaaccaggaacaCCCAGGGAGGATCCCCATGAGCATCAGATTTTACAGCCCTTCTACaaaccagacctcgctctcgctcagagcttcagactgcttagctctgatgactg ggagaagaaaattgaaggattGATGTCAATCCATAGATTGGCTCGGTATCAcgctgatgtgcttggcagcaggcttcatgatgtctgcattgttcttattcaagag gtgctgcacctgTGCTCTGcagtgtcccgcatggcggtggtgtccttgagggagttgtactccagcctgcagaaagggatggaccaggaagtggaggctacagctaaggtcctcctccacaaagcagcggaggccaatggcttcatcaggcaggacgtggacacagctctggacagcatggtgcagaactgcacccccattcggagcatgaacgcccttcttgctggaggactctg tcatctgaatgctgcagtaagaaagtgtactgctcggcacttggctactttggtagagaagattggtgcagagcgaattattcctgcagtctccaagttggcacaggactcttcccaagaaaccag gcgcttgggccggcgtatgctgctgttcctgtcctcccaccacgactttgataagatggtggaaaagtacatccctgccaaagacctggcaaccatcagggacactgtcctcactctgaaatccaag aggacaaaggtgtctaggattccaagatataagatgcgtcagcctcgtctggagcagcaagaagctccagccgcacagacGGATCGGCAGAAcacgcagcgaatgaagcgcagccttaggcacacggtgaaggacgtgagcccagacgacgcggcacctctgaaag acctgcagctgaacagtaaTGTTCCAGCCCAGACTAAGACCGATGTCCTCATGGATGATTTGCCCACGAGCCCCAGCAATGCACGCACCCCCAGAAGTCCCGTCAAAAGTTTGATTCCCCCGCTTCATCCCAGCCCCACCACGGCTGTCCCTACTAAACACTTACTGCCACGACGCAGACGAGCTCCCAGCCTGATCAGAGCACGCCCGTCCCTTTCAAACAGTTCTG tgAGCTTCACTTCACGTTACACTGCGGGACGTCTTCTGGGCACAGGAGGATTCGGCTCAGTGTATGCAGGAGTCCGCAAGGCTGATGGAAAACAG ATCGCCATTAAATTTGTGCCAAAGTGTCACGCAGAAAGGTTCATCACTGTT CCCGGCAATACTCGCCGTCTCCCCTTAGAGGTGGCTTTAATGGAGATGGTGTGCAAGCCACCTCGTTGTGAGCATATTGTGGAGCTCCTAGAATGGTTTGAGTGCCACAAGTGCTTCATCTTGATTCTGGAGCGACCCGTCCCCTGCATAGACCTGTTTGACTTCTTGAACTTGCACCAACGCCAACTGCCTGAGCCACTGGCACGACGGATCATGCGTCAGGTGGTTCAGGCTGTCCTTCACTGCCATGACCGTGGAGTTCTGCATAGAGACATCAAGGGAAAGAACCTTCTGGTGAACCTGGACACCCTTGACGTCAAGTTGATCGACTTTGGCTGTGGCGATCTGCTTAAGACCGGACCCTACAGGCACTTTAGAG GCACCATGGTATACAGCCCACCTGAATGGCAGGTTGACAGGACGTATGAGGGCCGTCAAGCCACCATCTGGAGTCTGGGTGTGCTCCTCTAcagtattatctgtggacatCTGCCCTTTGAGAAGGTGGAGGACATTGTTGAGGCTCACCTGTGCTTCAGTGGAAACCCATCCAGAG actgccgcCATCTGATAACATGGTGTCTTCAAAAGGACCCTGAAAAACGTCCTGTGCTCGAGGATGTTCTTACACATGAGTGGTTTTTAGAAGGACTTCAGAACTAA
- the LOC143525288 gene encoding uncharacterized protein LOC143525288 isoform X1: MSFFPRRTDQPRPRQEQNHFIYTPGFTTHGVPYNPQATVIHTDPCGPAPFPHGRTAGPSDVGYVNMPVEGPLLTGPDMERQRHLAQPHVQGKVLRQMDPVYLQPAGEVGSSRCPPLPVLTSRTTVTSSGLMRPSPPTFTRLPPLPKPAGREPLRAFRPAKGSVEPPQLQSPGWKRERVGRLHRSGRHLQPLLPDIFEAANPSDAGRGLPKSSRLLSGNPPGSFLLPSYPLATLPGVQLTPTLHRRRHKRDTSPRRRDPGPWRDSTGEVGSSRCPPLPVLASHTTVTSSGLMRPSPPTFTRLPPLPKPSGREPLRAFRPAKGSQVQSTRAVPADDMCEGVVGRDELKPGTPREDPHEHQILQPFYKPDLALAQSFRLLSSDDWEKKIEGLMSIRRLARYHADVLGSRLHDVCIVLIQEVLHLRSAVSRMAVVSLRELYSSLQKGMDQEVEATAKVLLHKAAEANGFIRQDVDTALDSMVQNCTPIRSMNALLAGGLCHLNAAVRKCTARHLATLVEKIGAERIIPAVSKLAQDSSQETRRLGRRMLLFLSSHHDFDKMVEKYIPAKDLATIRDTVHTLKSKKRTKVSRIPRYKMRQPRLEQQEAPAAQTDRQNTQRMKRSLRHTVKDVSPDDAAPLKDLQLNSNVPAQTKTDVLMDDLPTSPSNARTPRSPVKSLIPPLHPSPPTAVPTKHLLPRRRRAPSLIRARPSLSNSSVSFTSRYTAGRLLGTGGFGSVYAGVRKADGKQIAIKFVPKYHAERFITVPGNTRRLPLEVALMEMVCKPPRCEHIVELLEWFECHKCFILILERPVPCIDLFDFLNLHQRQLPEPLARRIMRQVVQAVLHCHDRGVLHRDIKGKNLLVNLDTLDVKLIDFGCGDLLKTGPYRHFRGTMVYSPPEWQVDRTYEGRQATIWSLGVLLYSIICGHLPFEKVEDIVEAHLCFSGNPSRDCRHLITWCLQKDPAKRPVLEDVLAHEWFLEGLQN, from the exons atgagttttttccCCAGGAGAACCGACCAGCCTAGGCCTAGgcaggaacagaaccacttcatatacacaccaggttttaccactcatg gtgtgccctacaacccccaagcgacagtgatccacacggatccctgtggaccagcacccttccctcacggaaggacggcgggaccctcagatgtcggctATGTTAACAtgcctgtagaaggaccactcctcactg gccctgacatggagaggcagagacaccttgctcagccccatgttcaaggcAAGGTTCTGAGGCAGATGGATCCAGTCTACCTCCAGCCTGCTG gtgaagttggctccagcaggtgtcccccactgcctgtgctcacttcacgcacgacagtcacctcgtcaggactgatgaggccttctccacccaccttcacaaggttgcctccactccccaaacctgctggccgagagcctctccgtgccttcaggcctgccaaag gttcagtggagccTCCCCAGCTCCAATCTCcagggtggaagagagagagagtggggagacttCACCGGAGCGGCAGACATCTTCAACCCTTGCTTCCAGACATATTCGAAGCAGCTAACCCCAGTGATGCTGGCAGAG gtttgcccaaatccagccgcttACTGTCTGGGAACCCCCCCGGGTCTTTcctactgccctcctaccctctggCCACTCTTCCGGGAGTGCAGCTCACTCCCACTCTGCATCGTAGACGACACAAGCGAGACACGAGCCCTCGGCGCAGAGACCCGGGCCCGTGGAGGGACAGTACTG gtgaagttggctccagcaggtgtcccCCACTGCCTGTGCTCGCTTCACACACGACAGTCacctcgtcaggactgatgaggccttctccgcCCACATTCACAAGgttgcctccactccccaaaccttctggccgagagcctctccgtgccttcaggcctgccaaag gatctcaagtgcaaagcaccagggcagtccctgctgacgacatgtgtgaaggagtagttggcagag atgaactcaaaccaggaactcccAGGGAGGATCCCCATGAGCATCAGATTTTACAGCCCTTCTACaaaccagacctcgctctcgctcagagcttcagactgcttagctctgatgactg ggagaagaaaattgaaggattGATGTcaatccgtagattggctcgGTATCAcgctgatgtgcttggcagcaggcttcatgatgtctgcattgttcttattcaagag gtgctgcacctgcgctctgcagtgtcccgcatggcggtggtgtccttgagggagttgtactccagcctgcagaaagggatggaccaggaagtggaggctacagctaaggtcctcctccacaaagcagcggaggccaatggcttcatcaggcaggacgtggacacagctctggacagcatggtgcagaactgcacccccattcggagcatgaacgcccttcttgctggaggactctg tcatctgaatgctgcagtaagaaagtgtactgctcggcacttggctactttggtagagaagattggtgcagagcgaattattcctgcagtctccaagttggcacaggactcttcccaagaaaccag gcgcttgggccggcgtatgctgctgttcctgtcctcccaccatgactttgataagatggtggaaaagtacatccctgccaaagacctggcaaccatcagggacactgtccacactctgaaatccaag aagaggacaaaggtgtctaggattccaagatataagatgcgtcagcctcgtctggagcagcaagaagctccagccgcacagacGGATCGGCAGAAcacgcagcgaatgaagcgcagccttaggcacacggtgaaggacgtgagcccagacgacgcggcacctctgaaag acctgcagctgaacagtaaTGTTCCAGCCCAGACTAAGACCGATGTCCTCATGGATGATTTGCCCACGAGCCCCAGCAATGCACGCACCCCCAGAAGTCCCGTCAAAAGTTTGATTCCCCCGCTTCATCCCAGCCCCCCCACGGCTGTCCCTACTAAACACTTACTGCCACGACGCAGACGAGCTCCCAGTCTGATCAGAGCACGCCCGTCCCTTTCAAACAGTTCTG tgAGCTTCACTTCACGTTACACTGCGGGACGTCTTCTGGGCACAGGAGGATTCGGCTCAGTGTATGCAGGAGTCCGCAAGGCTGATGGAAAACAG ATCGCCATTAAATTTGTGCCAAAGTATCACGCAGAAAGGTTCATCACTGTT CCCGGCAATACTCGCCGTCTCCCCTTAGAGGTGGCTTTAATGGAGATGGTGTGCAAGCCACCTCGTTGTGAGCATATTGTGGAGCTCCTAGAATGGTTTGAGTGCCACAAGTGCTTCATCTTGATTCTGGAGCGACCCGTCCCCTGCATAGACCTGTTTGACTTCTTGAACTTGCACCAACGCCAACTGCCTGAGCCACTGGCACGACGGATCATGCGTCAGGTGGTTCAGGCTGTCCTTCACTGCCATGACCGTGGAGTTCTGCATAGAGACATCAAGGGAAAGAACCTTCTGGTGAACCTGGACACCCTTGACGTCAAGTTGATCGACTTTGGCTGTGGCGATCTGCTTAAGACCGGACCCTACAGGCACTTTAGAG GCACCATGGTATACAGCCCACCTGAATGGCAGGTTGACAGGACGTATGAGGGCCGTCAAGCCACCATCTGGAGTCTGGGTGTGCTCCTCTAcagtattatctgtggacatCTGCCCTTTGAGAAGGTGGAGGACATTGTTGAGGCACACCTGTGCTTCAGTGGAAACCCATCCAGAG actgccgcCATCTGATAACATGGTGTCTTCAAAAGGACCCTGCAAAACGTCCTGTGCTCGAGGATGTTCTTGCACATGAGTGGTTTTTAGAAGGACTTCAGAACTAA
- the LOC143525288 gene encoding uncharacterized protein LOC143525288 isoform X2 codes for MTSHILQHCPDMERQRHLAQPHVQGKVLRQMDPVYLQPAGEVGSSRCPPLPVLTSRTTVTSSGLMRPSPPTFTRLPPLPKPAGREPLRAFRPAKGSVEPPQLQSPGWKRERVGRLHRSGRHLQPLLPDIFEAANPSDAGRGLPKSSRLLSGNPPGSFLLPSYPLATLPGVQLTPTLHRRRHKRDTSPRRRDPGPWRDSTGEVGSSRCPPLPVLASHTTVTSSGLMRPSPPTFTRLPPLPKPSGREPLRAFRPAKGSQVQSTRAVPADDMCEGVVGRDELKPGTPREDPHEHQILQPFYKPDLALAQSFRLLSSDDWEKKIEGLMSIRRLARYHADVLGSRLHDVCIVLIQEVLHLRSAVSRMAVVSLRELYSSLQKGMDQEVEATAKVLLHKAAEANGFIRQDVDTALDSMVQNCTPIRSMNALLAGGLCHLNAAVRKCTARHLATLVEKIGAERIIPAVSKLAQDSSQETRRLGRRMLLFLSSHHDFDKMVEKYIPAKDLATIRDTVHTLKSKKRTKVSRIPRYKMRQPRLEQQEAPAAQTDRQNTQRMKRSLRHTVKDVSPDDAAPLKDLQLNSNVPAQTKTDVLMDDLPTSPSNARTPRSPVKSLIPPLHPSPPTAVPTKHLLPRRRRAPSLIRARPSLSNSSVSFTSRYTAGRLLGTGGFGSVYAGVRKADGKQIAIKFVPKYHAERFITVPGNTRRLPLEVALMEMVCKPPRCEHIVELLEWFECHKCFILILERPVPCIDLFDFLNLHQRQLPEPLARRIMRQVVQAVLHCHDRGVLHRDIKGKNLLVNLDTLDVKLIDFGCGDLLKTGPYRHFRGTMVYSPPEWQVDRTYEGRQATIWSLGVLLYSIICGHLPFEKVEDIVEAHLCFSGNPSRDCRHLITWCLQKDPAKRPVLEDVLAHEWFLEGLQN; via the exons atgacatcacatattcttcaacatt gccctgacatggagaggcagagacaccttgctcagccccatgttcaaggcAAGGTTCTGAGGCAGATGGATCCAGTCTACCTCCAGCCTGCTG gtgaagttggctccagcaggtgtcccccactgcctgtgctcacttcacgcacgacagtcacctcgtcaggactgatgaggccttctccacccaccttcacaaggttgcctccactccccaaacctgctggccgagagcctctccgtgccttcaggcctgccaaag gttcagtggagccTCCCCAGCTCCAATCTCcagggtggaagagagagagagtggggagacttCACCGGAGCGGCAGACATCTTCAACCCTTGCTTCCAGACATATTCGAAGCAGCTAACCCCAGTGATGCTGGCAGAG gtttgcccaaatccagccgcttACTGTCTGGGAACCCCCCCGGGTCTTTcctactgccctcctaccctctggCCACTCTTCCGGGAGTGCAGCTCACTCCCACTCTGCATCGTAGACGACACAAGCGAGACACGAGCCCTCGGCGCAGAGACCCGGGCCCGTGGAGGGACAGTACTG gtgaagttggctccagcaggtgtcccCCACTGCCTGTGCTCGCTTCACACACGACAGTCacctcgtcaggactgatgaggccttctccgcCCACATTCACAAGgttgcctccactccccaaaccttctggccgagagcctctccgtgccttcaggcctgccaaag gatctcaagtgcaaagcaccagggcagtccctgctgacgacatgtgtgaaggagtagttggcagag atgaactcaaaccaggaactcccAGGGAGGATCCCCATGAGCATCAGATTTTACAGCCCTTCTACaaaccagacctcgctctcgctcagagcttcagactgcttagctctgatgactg ggagaagaaaattgaaggattGATGTcaatccgtagattggctcgGTATCAcgctgatgtgcttggcagcaggcttcatgatgtctgcattgttcttattcaagag gtgctgcacctgcgctctgcagtgtcccgcatggcggtggtgtccttgagggagttgtactccagcctgcagaaagggatggaccaggaagtggaggctacagctaaggtcctcctccacaaagcagcggaggccaatggcttcatcaggcaggacgtggacacagctctggacagcatggtgcagaactgcacccccattcggagcatgaacgcccttcttgctggaggactctg tcatctgaatgctgcagtaagaaagtgtactgctcggcacttggctactttggtagagaagattggtgcagagcgaattattcctgcagtctccaagttggcacaggactcttcccaagaaaccag gcgcttgggccggcgtatgctgctgttcctgtcctcccaccatgactttgataagatggtggaaaagtacatccctgccaaagacctggcaaccatcagggacactgtccacactctgaaatccaag aagaggacaaaggtgtctaggattccaagatataagatgcgtcagcctcgtctggagcagcaagaagctccagccgcacagacGGATCGGCAGAAcacgcagcgaatgaagcgcagccttaggcacacggtgaaggacgtgagcccagacgacgcggcacctctgaaag acctgcagctgaacagtaaTGTTCCAGCCCAGACTAAGACCGATGTCCTCATGGATGATTTGCCCACGAGCCCCAGCAATGCACGCACCCCCAGAAGTCCCGTCAAAAGTTTGATTCCCCCGCTTCATCCCAGCCCCCCCACGGCTGTCCCTACTAAACACTTACTGCCACGACGCAGACGAGCTCCCAGTCTGATCAGAGCACGCCCGTCCCTTTCAAACAGTTCTG tgAGCTTCACTTCACGTTACACTGCGGGACGTCTTCTGGGCACAGGAGGATTCGGCTCAGTGTATGCAGGAGTCCGCAAGGCTGATGGAAAACAG ATCGCCATTAAATTTGTGCCAAAGTATCACGCAGAAAGGTTCATCACTGTT CCCGGCAATACTCGCCGTCTCCCCTTAGAGGTGGCTTTAATGGAGATGGTGTGCAAGCCACCTCGTTGTGAGCATATTGTGGAGCTCCTAGAATGGTTTGAGTGCCACAAGTGCTTCATCTTGATTCTGGAGCGACCCGTCCCCTGCATAGACCTGTTTGACTTCTTGAACTTGCACCAACGCCAACTGCCTGAGCCACTGGCACGACGGATCATGCGTCAGGTGGTTCAGGCTGTCCTTCACTGCCATGACCGTGGAGTTCTGCATAGAGACATCAAGGGAAAGAACCTTCTGGTGAACCTGGACACCCTTGACGTCAAGTTGATCGACTTTGGCTGTGGCGATCTGCTTAAGACCGGACCCTACAGGCACTTTAGAG GCACCATGGTATACAGCCCACCTGAATGGCAGGTTGACAGGACGTATGAGGGCCGTCAAGCCACCATCTGGAGTCTGGGTGTGCTCCTCTAcagtattatctgtggacatCTGCCCTTTGAGAAGGTGGAGGACATTGTTGAGGCACACCTGTGCTTCAGTGGAAACCCATCCAGAG actgccgcCATCTGATAACATGGTGTCTTCAAAAGGACCCTGCAAAACGTCCTGTGCTCGAGGATGTTCTTGCACATGAGTGGTTTTTAGAAGGACTTCAGAACTAA